The Siniperca chuatsi isolate FFG_IHB_CAS linkage group LG12, ASM2008510v1, whole genome shotgun sequence genome has a segment encoding these proteins:
- the atf2 gene encoding cyclic AMP-dependent transcription factor ATF-2 isoform X1 — MSDDKPFQCTAPGCGQRFTNEDHLAVHKHKHEMTLKFGPARNDSVIIADQTPTPTRFLKNCEEVGLFNELASPFDHDFKKATEDDIKKLPLDLSPLATPIIRNKVEEPTAMEAHRDSPLPHPESTTNDDKDLSLQPASLPTSTIVHPASLQVPNVLLATSEANVVIQQALPSPTSSSVITQVPSTNRPIVPVSGTFPVLLQLPNGQTMPVAIPASITSSSVHIPTTIPLSPPPWVSLSVAAKGGLALAFRLVSLHPLISFPVHMLSRRQAELVRPVTVVPNVPGIPGPPSPQPQPVQSEAKLKLKATLSQQLPQVTNGDGGEVQSSAVTHTAAPTSPAPTPTPTPAPTAVLTPASAPHLPTTEEPSPHSLQQPATSTTETPASPVPPPQNPPSTGGRRRRTTSEDPDEKRRKFLERNRAAASRCRQKRKVWVQSLEKKADDLNSMNGQLQSEVTLLRNEVAQLKQLLLAHKDCPVTAMQKKSGYHISEKDESCEEMSVPSSPQNEAIQHSSVSTSNGVSSSSTTPAVSAPSTAAAATSNQSTEESQPRRGATQSQPSGS; from the exons ATGAGTGATGATAAACCTTTCCAATGTACTGCTCCTGGGTGTGGACAG AGATTTACAAATGAGGATCACTTGGCtgtccacaaacacaaacatgagatGACCCTGAAGTTTGGCCCAGCAAGGAATGACAGTGTCATCATTGCTG ACCAAACCCCTACACCTACCCGCTTTTTGAAGAACTGCGAGGAGGTTGGACTCTTCAATGAACTTGCAAGTCCGTTCGACCATGACTTCAAAAAAGCAACTGAAGATGACATTAaaaag TTACCATTGGATTTGTCACCGCTTGCAACACCTATCATACGCAACAAAGTTGAGGAACCCACAGCTATGGAGGCACATCGAGATAGCCCTCTGCCTCACCCCGAATCTACTACGAATGATGACAAG GACTTATCTTTGCAGCCAGCCTCACTGCCAACATCCACTATAGTCCATCCTGCATCTCTCCAAGTTCCCAATGTACTTCTAGCAACCTCAGAGGCTAATGTTGTAATACAGCAAGCTCTCCCATCACCAACATCTAGCTCTGTTATTACCCAAGTCCCATCCACTAATAGGCCAATAGT CCCGGTGTCTGGCACTTTCCCTGTGCTCTTACAGCTGCCTAATGGCCAGACCATGCCAGTTGCTATACCTGCGTCTATTACAAGCTCAAGTGTACATATTCCAACTACAATCCCT ctctcCCCACCTCCCTGGGTCTCATTGTCAGTGGCTGCGAAAGGAGGCCTGGCTCTGGCCTTCCGACTTGTGTCTCTCCATCCTCTCATCAGCTTCCCTGTCCATATGCTCTCacgcaggcaggcagag CTTGTCAGACCTGTCACCGTAGTGCCTAATGTCCCCGGGATCCCTGGACCTCCCTCGCCACAGCCACAGCCCGTCCAATCAGAAGCAAAGCTG AAACTGAAAGCCACGTTAAGCCAGCAGCTTCCTCAGGTAACCAATGGAGATGGTGGTGAAGTCCAGAGCAGCGCTGTAACCCACACTGCTGCTCCCACTTCCCCTGCTCCGACCCCAACCCCAACTCCAGCCCCAACCGCAGTCCTGACTCCTGCTTCGGCTCCTCACCTGCCTACGACTGAGGAACCCTCTCCCCATTCCCTTCAGCAGCCAGCCACCTCCACCACAGAGACACCT GCTTCCCCAGTGCCCCCTCCGCAAAACCCTCCAAGCACAGGGGGTCGGCGGCGCAGAACCACAAGTGAAGACCCCGATGAGAAACGGCGCAAGTTCCTGGAGCGTAACAGAGCTGCAGCCTCTCGCTGTAGGCAGAAGAGGAAAGTGTGGGTCCAGTCTCTGGAGAAGAAGGCTGACGACCTCAACTCCATGAACGGACAACTACAG AGTGAAGTCACCCTGCTGAGAAACGAAGTGGCTCAGCTGAAGCAGCTTCTTCTGGCTCATAAAGATTGCCCTGTAACCGCCATGCAGAAGAAATCTGGCTATCACA TCTCTGAGAAAGATGAGAGCTGCGAGGAGATGTCCGTCCCCAGCAGCCCCCAGAACGAGGCCATCCAGCACAGCTCCGTCAGCACCTCCAACGGGGTCAGCTCCTCCTCCACGACCCCGGCCGTCTCCGCCCCGTCCACCGCTGCCGCCGCCACATCAAACCAGAGCACAGAGGAGAGCCAGCCGCGGAGGGGCGCCACCCAGTCTCAGCCTTCAGGGAGTTGA
- the atf2 gene encoding cyclic AMP-dependent transcription factor ATF-2 isoform X4: MTLKSYHWICHRLQHLSYATKLRNPQLWRHIEIALCLTPNLLRMMTSPVSGTFPVLLQLPNGQTMPVAIPASITSSSVHIPTTIPLSPPPWVSLSVAAKGGLALAFRLVSLHPLISFPVHMLSRRQAELVRPVTVVPNVPGIPGPPSPQPQPVQSEAKLKLKATLSQQLPQVTNGDGGEVQSSAVTHTAAPTSPAPTPTPTPAPTAVLTPASAPHLPTTEEPSPHSLQQPATSTTETPASPVPPPQNPPSTGGRRRRTTSEDPDEKRRKFLERNRAAASRCRQKRKVWVQSLEKKADDLNSMNGQLQSEVTLLRNEVAQLKQLLLAHKDCPVTAMQKKSGYHISEKDESCEEMSVPSSPQNEAIQHSSVSTSNGVSSSSTTPAVSAPSTAAAATSNQSTEESQPRRGATQSQPSGS; the protein is encoded by the exons ATGACATTAaaaag TTACCATTGGATTTGTCACCGCTTGCAACACCTATCATACGCAACAAAGTTGAGGAACCCACAGCTATGGAGGCACATCGAGATAGCCCTCTGCCTCACCCCGAATCTACTACGAATGATGACAAG CCCGGTGTCTGGCACTTTCCCTGTGCTCTTACAGCTGCCTAATGGCCAGACCATGCCAGTTGCTATACCTGCGTCTATTACAAGCTCAAGTGTACATATTCCAACTACAATCCCT ctctcCCCACCTCCCTGGGTCTCATTGTCAGTGGCTGCGAAAGGAGGCCTGGCTCTGGCCTTCCGACTTGTGTCTCTCCATCCTCTCATCAGCTTCCCTGTCCATATGCTCTCacgcaggcaggcagag CTTGTCAGACCTGTCACCGTAGTGCCTAATGTCCCCGGGATCCCTGGACCTCCCTCGCCACAGCCACAGCCCGTCCAATCAGAAGCAAAGCTG AAACTGAAAGCCACGTTAAGCCAGCAGCTTCCTCAGGTAACCAATGGAGATGGTGGTGAAGTCCAGAGCAGCGCTGTAACCCACACTGCTGCTCCCACTTCCCCTGCTCCGACCCCAACCCCAACTCCAGCCCCAACCGCAGTCCTGACTCCTGCTTCGGCTCCTCACCTGCCTACGACTGAGGAACCCTCTCCCCATTCCCTTCAGCAGCCAGCCACCTCCACCACAGAGACACCT GCTTCCCCAGTGCCCCCTCCGCAAAACCCTCCAAGCACAGGGGGTCGGCGGCGCAGAACCACAAGTGAAGACCCCGATGAGAAACGGCGCAAGTTCCTGGAGCGTAACAGAGCTGCAGCCTCTCGCTGTAGGCAGAAGAGGAAAGTGTGGGTCCAGTCTCTGGAGAAGAAGGCTGACGACCTCAACTCCATGAACGGACAACTACAG AGTGAAGTCACCCTGCTGAGAAACGAAGTGGCTCAGCTGAAGCAGCTTCTTCTGGCTCATAAAGATTGCCCTGTAACCGCCATGCAGAAGAAATCTGGCTATCACA TCTCTGAGAAAGATGAGAGCTGCGAGGAGATGTCCGTCCCCAGCAGCCCCCAGAACGAGGCCATCCAGCACAGCTCCGTCAGCACCTCCAACGGGGTCAGCTCCTCCTCCACGACCCCGGCCGTCTCCGCCCCGTCCACCGCTGCCGCCGCCACATCAAACCAGAGCACAGAGGAGAGCCAGCCGCGGAGGGGCGCCACCCAGTCTCAGCCTTCAGGGAGTTGA
- the atf2 gene encoding cyclic AMP-dependent transcription factor ATF-2 isoform X2, with protein sequence MSDDKPFQCTAPGCGQRFTNEDHLAVHKHKHEMTLKFGPARNDSVIIADQTPTPTRFLKNCEEVGLFNELASPFDHDFKKATEDDIKKLPLDLSPLATPIIRNKVEEPTAMEAHRDSPLPHPESTTNDDKDLSLQPASLPTSTIVHPASLQVPNVLLATSEANVVIQQALPSPTSSSVITQVPSTNRPIVPVSGTFPVLLQLPNGQTMPVAIPASITSSSVHIPTTIPLVRPVTVVPNVPGIPGPPSPQPQPVQSEAKLKLKATLSQQLPQVTNGDGGEVQSSAVTHTAAPTSPAPTPTPTPAPTAVLTPASAPHLPTTEEPSPHSLQQPATSTTETPASPVPPPQNPPSTGGRRRRTTSEDPDEKRRKFLERNRAAASRCRQKRKVWVQSLEKKADDLNSMNGQLQSEVTLLRNEVAQLKQLLLAHKDCPVTAMQKKSGYHISEKDESCEEMSVPSSPQNEAIQHSSVSTSNGVSSSSTTPAVSAPSTAAAATSNQSTEESQPRRGATQSQPSGS encoded by the exons ATGAGTGATGATAAACCTTTCCAATGTACTGCTCCTGGGTGTGGACAG AGATTTACAAATGAGGATCACTTGGCtgtccacaaacacaaacatgagatGACCCTGAAGTTTGGCCCAGCAAGGAATGACAGTGTCATCATTGCTG ACCAAACCCCTACACCTACCCGCTTTTTGAAGAACTGCGAGGAGGTTGGACTCTTCAATGAACTTGCAAGTCCGTTCGACCATGACTTCAAAAAAGCAACTGAAGATGACATTAaaaag TTACCATTGGATTTGTCACCGCTTGCAACACCTATCATACGCAACAAAGTTGAGGAACCCACAGCTATGGAGGCACATCGAGATAGCCCTCTGCCTCACCCCGAATCTACTACGAATGATGACAAG GACTTATCTTTGCAGCCAGCCTCACTGCCAACATCCACTATAGTCCATCCTGCATCTCTCCAAGTTCCCAATGTACTTCTAGCAACCTCAGAGGCTAATGTTGTAATACAGCAAGCTCTCCCATCACCAACATCTAGCTCTGTTATTACCCAAGTCCCATCCACTAATAGGCCAATAGT CCCGGTGTCTGGCACTTTCCCTGTGCTCTTACAGCTGCCTAATGGCCAGACCATGCCAGTTGCTATACCTGCGTCTATTACAAGCTCAAGTGTACATATTCCAACTACAATCCCT CTTGTCAGACCTGTCACCGTAGTGCCTAATGTCCCCGGGATCCCTGGACCTCCCTCGCCACAGCCACAGCCCGTCCAATCAGAAGCAAAGCTG AAACTGAAAGCCACGTTAAGCCAGCAGCTTCCTCAGGTAACCAATGGAGATGGTGGTGAAGTCCAGAGCAGCGCTGTAACCCACACTGCTGCTCCCACTTCCCCTGCTCCGACCCCAACCCCAACTCCAGCCCCAACCGCAGTCCTGACTCCTGCTTCGGCTCCTCACCTGCCTACGACTGAGGAACCCTCTCCCCATTCCCTTCAGCAGCCAGCCACCTCCACCACAGAGACACCT GCTTCCCCAGTGCCCCCTCCGCAAAACCCTCCAAGCACAGGGGGTCGGCGGCGCAGAACCACAAGTGAAGACCCCGATGAGAAACGGCGCAAGTTCCTGGAGCGTAACAGAGCTGCAGCCTCTCGCTGTAGGCAGAAGAGGAAAGTGTGGGTCCAGTCTCTGGAGAAGAAGGCTGACGACCTCAACTCCATGAACGGACAACTACAG AGTGAAGTCACCCTGCTGAGAAACGAAGTGGCTCAGCTGAAGCAGCTTCTTCTGGCTCATAAAGATTGCCCTGTAACCGCCATGCAGAAGAAATCTGGCTATCACA TCTCTGAGAAAGATGAGAGCTGCGAGGAGATGTCCGTCCCCAGCAGCCCCCAGAACGAGGCCATCCAGCACAGCTCCGTCAGCACCTCCAACGGGGTCAGCTCCTCCTCCACGACCCCGGCCGTCTCCGCCCCGTCCACCGCTGCCGCCGCCACATCAAACCAGAGCACAGAGGAGAGCCAGCCGCGGAGGGGCGCCACCCAGTCTCAGCCTTCAGGGAGTTGA
- the atf2 gene encoding cyclic AMP-dependent transcription factor ATF-2 isoform X3 gives MSDDKPFQCTAPGCGQRFTNEDHLAVHKHKHEMTLKFGPARNDSVIIADQTPTPTRFLKNCEEVGLFNELASPFDHDFKKATEDDIKKLPLDLSPLATPIIRNKVEEPTAMEAHRDSPLPHPESTTNDDKDLSLQPASLPTSTIVHPASLQVPNVLLATSEANVVIQQALPSPTSSSVITQVPSTNRPIVPVSGTFPVLLQLPNGQTMPVAIPASITSSSVHIPTTIPKLKATLSQQLPQVTNGDGGEVQSSAVTHTAAPTSPAPTPTPTPAPTAVLTPASAPHLPTTEEPSPHSLQQPATSTTETPASPVPPPQNPPSTGGRRRRTTSEDPDEKRRKFLERNRAAASRCRQKRKVWVQSLEKKADDLNSMNGQLQSEVTLLRNEVAQLKQLLLAHKDCPVTAMQKKSGYHISEKDESCEEMSVPSSPQNEAIQHSSVSTSNGVSSSSTTPAVSAPSTAAAATSNQSTEESQPRRGATQSQPSGS, from the exons ATGAGTGATGATAAACCTTTCCAATGTACTGCTCCTGGGTGTGGACAG AGATTTACAAATGAGGATCACTTGGCtgtccacaaacacaaacatgagatGACCCTGAAGTTTGGCCCAGCAAGGAATGACAGTGTCATCATTGCTG ACCAAACCCCTACACCTACCCGCTTTTTGAAGAACTGCGAGGAGGTTGGACTCTTCAATGAACTTGCAAGTCCGTTCGACCATGACTTCAAAAAAGCAACTGAAGATGACATTAaaaag TTACCATTGGATTTGTCACCGCTTGCAACACCTATCATACGCAACAAAGTTGAGGAACCCACAGCTATGGAGGCACATCGAGATAGCCCTCTGCCTCACCCCGAATCTACTACGAATGATGACAAG GACTTATCTTTGCAGCCAGCCTCACTGCCAACATCCACTATAGTCCATCCTGCATCTCTCCAAGTTCCCAATGTACTTCTAGCAACCTCAGAGGCTAATGTTGTAATACAGCAAGCTCTCCCATCACCAACATCTAGCTCTGTTATTACCCAAGTCCCATCCACTAATAGGCCAATAGT CCCGGTGTCTGGCACTTTCCCTGTGCTCTTACAGCTGCCTAATGGCCAGACCATGCCAGTTGCTATACCTGCGTCTATTACAAGCTCAAGTGTACATATTCCAACTACAATCCCT AAACTGAAAGCCACGTTAAGCCAGCAGCTTCCTCAGGTAACCAATGGAGATGGTGGTGAAGTCCAGAGCAGCGCTGTAACCCACACTGCTGCTCCCACTTCCCCTGCTCCGACCCCAACCCCAACTCCAGCCCCAACCGCAGTCCTGACTCCTGCTTCGGCTCCTCACCTGCCTACGACTGAGGAACCCTCTCCCCATTCCCTTCAGCAGCCAGCCACCTCCACCACAGAGACACCT GCTTCCCCAGTGCCCCCTCCGCAAAACCCTCCAAGCACAGGGGGTCGGCGGCGCAGAACCACAAGTGAAGACCCCGATGAGAAACGGCGCAAGTTCCTGGAGCGTAACAGAGCTGCAGCCTCTCGCTGTAGGCAGAAGAGGAAAGTGTGGGTCCAGTCTCTGGAGAAGAAGGCTGACGACCTCAACTCCATGAACGGACAACTACAG AGTGAAGTCACCCTGCTGAGAAACGAAGTGGCTCAGCTGAAGCAGCTTCTTCTGGCTCATAAAGATTGCCCTGTAACCGCCATGCAGAAGAAATCTGGCTATCACA TCTCTGAGAAAGATGAGAGCTGCGAGGAGATGTCCGTCCCCAGCAGCCCCCAGAACGAGGCCATCCAGCACAGCTCCGTCAGCACCTCCAACGGGGTCAGCTCCTCCTCCACGACCCCGGCCGTCTCCGCCCCGTCCACCGCTGCCGCCGCCACATCAAACCAGAGCACAGAGGAGAGCCAGCCGCGGAGGGGCGCCACCCAGTCTCAGCCTTCAGGGAGTTGA
- the atp5mc3a gene encoding ATP synthase membrane subunit c locus 3a isoform X1, whose translation MYTCAKFVSTPALVRAGSRALYRPLSASVLSRPEIKTEFVFLLQSSVAVMPQSPLTQVTLRGFQTSAISRDIDTAAKFIGAGAATVGVAGSGAGIGTVFGSLIIGYARNPSLKQQLFSYAILGFALSEAMGLFCLMVAFLILFAM comes from the exons atgtacaCCTGTGCAAAATTCGTCTCCACGCCGGCTTTG gTCCGTGCTGGTTCCCGGGCTCTTTACAGacccctctctgcctctgtgctgtccagGCCTGAGATCAAAACCGAG TTTGTCTTCTTGCTCCAGAGCAGCGTTGCTGTGATGCCACAGAGCCCTCTCACCCAGGTCACACTGAGGGGCTTCCAGACCAGTGCTATCAGCAGGGACATTGACACCGCTGCCAAGTTTATTGGAGCTGGAGCTGCCACAGTTGGAGTAGCTGGATCCGGAGCTGGAATTGGGACAGTGTTTGGCAGTCTCATCATTGGCTATGCTAG GAACCCATCTCTGAAGCAGCAGCTGTTCTCATATGCCATCCTGGGATTTGCCCTGTCCGAAGCCATGGGACTCTTCTGTTTGATGGTCGCTTTCCTTATCCTGTTTGCTATGTAA
- the atp5mc3a gene encoding ATP synthase membrane subunit c locus 3a isoform X2, with protein MYTCAKFVSTPALVRAGSRALYRPLSASVLSRPEIKTESSVAVMPQSPLTQVTLRGFQTSAISRDIDTAAKFIGAGAATVGVAGSGAGIGTVFGSLIIGYARNPSLKQQLFSYAILGFALSEAMGLFCLMVAFLILFAM; from the exons atgtacaCCTGTGCAAAATTCGTCTCCACGCCGGCTTTG gTCCGTGCTGGTTCCCGGGCTCTTTACAGacccctctctgcctctgtgctgtccagGCCTGAGATCAAAACCGAG AGCAGCGTTGCTGTGATGCCACAGAGCCCTCTCACCCAGGTCACACTGAGGGGCTTCCAGACCAGTGCTATCAGCAGGGACATTGACACCGCTGCCAAGTTTATTGGAGCTGGAGCTGCCACAGTTGGAGTAGCTGGATCCGGAGCTGGAATTGGGACAGTGTTTGGCAGTCTCATCATTGGCTATGCTAG GAACCCATCTCTGAAGCAGCAGCTGTTCTCATATGCCATCCTGGGATTTGCCCTGTCCGAAGCCATGGGACTCTTCTGTTTGATGGTCGCTTTCCTTATCCTGTTTGCTATGTAA